A window of Hymenobacter siberiensis genomic DNA:
CATCATCGGGCCGCGCCAGCTGCTGCTGGCTGCCAGCCGACGGGTGGGCATGGGCTTTGCGGTGGTGTCGGTAGTACCCGAAACGTTTCACTGGGGCCTCCAGGGGCATACCGCCGTCTACGCCTCCTACTGGAACCAGCTGCTGACGGCCGCTGTGCCGCCGGCCCCGGCCGCCGCTACCTGGCATGCGGGCAGCCGTTGGCCCCGGCCGGCACAGCCCCTCACGCTGCATCTGGCAGCCGCTTTTCCCACTACCCTGCCCACGGCGGCAGCGCTGGCCGGCGGCCCGGCGGTGCGCCTGGCCCTGCGCCAAGACACCCGCCTGCCCGAGTGGAGCACAGCCCGGTTTTGGCCTGACACTGCGGGCTGGCACCAGGTGCGCGGGCCGGGCCGCATCATTCACAATTTTTACGTGTACCCGCCCACAACCTGGCTGGGGCCGGAGTACCAGGAGCGCCAGCAGGCCGTGGCGCAACTGAGCAACGAAACCCAAGCTCCGAAAGCCGCTGAAACGACTCAGGCTACGGTGACGGAGCCGTGGCCGGCGGGGTGGTTCTTTGGGTTGTTTCTGCTGGCCGCCGGGTATCTGTGGCTGGAGGAGAAATTGTAGTATCATATTTTTGCACGGTTCAAAATATGCCGTCAAAACAGCATCATTATCTACTACTGCTGCCCACGACACCCGTCCATTCGGCAGCCAATATATTGCTAATCAATAATTAGAGTAGAATCCAAGTCGTTCAACGAGGAGATGCGAAGTATCGCGTCTATACATCCCGTACATGAATCTGAAAATAGCTCTGGAATAGCCCCAACGCGGCGACAGGAATGCAAGGCTTCTCTGTCACCGCTACGCGGCTCGCTCCTCCGGGTAAACCCGATTACGACAAAACCTGCCGCCGCGCTGCGGCTAGTATGTGCTACTTCTTCGCGGCGGCGCCCACGCGCTTTCGCCAGGCGGGGCAGTCTTTGGCCAGTAACTCAGCGGGCCAGGTGCCGGCGTAGAGGTAGCCGGCGCGGCGCTCGTTTTCGATTTCGGTGAGCTGATAATGCACCTGGCTGTCGCGGCCCACATAGATGGGCCGGTTGGTGCCCAGCTCGTAGAAACGGGCCCAGAGCACGGCCCCGGGCGCGGGCACGATGATGCGGTCGCGGCCTTTGGGCTCTTTTGGCGCAGCAATCTCCTTCAGCGCTACGTTGGGTATTTTCATTTTTTCGAACCATTTGGACTGCCCCCTCAATGGCGGCTTTTTCGGCAGCAGTGGGCTGCTCGATGTCCATGAGAAAGCGGACGATACTGACCGGTTCCTCGCCGCTTAGGGAGGGCAGCTCGAAGGCACGGGCCTTGACCGGGAGCAGGCTCACGGGGTCGTATTGGGCGGCCCAGGCGGTGGGCTGGCCGTGGCTTACATACTGCATGCGCAGGATACTGACAACGCCCCGGGCCACGGCCGCCTGAGCCAGCAACACCAGCTCGGGGTCGAGGGCGACGAAGGGGGCCTGCTGGCGGGCTACCTGGCGCAGCACGGTCAGGGCCCGAATCATAGCGTCGTCATTATAAATAATTTCGCCGTGGTAGCTGCTCAGGTCGGGGTAAAACTGTGGAAAGCCACCGTTGGCGTACTGCATTTTGAGCAGGTAGCGGATGCCGTTTTCAACGCCCTGGCGATAGGCAGGGTTGTGGGTTTTCTGGAAAGCTTCGGCCAGGTAATTGATTTCGCGGGTCGTCGCGTCGTTGTCGATGGTGGCATCGTTCTGGTGCTTGCTATCGAGCAGGCCGGCGCGGGCGGCGGCGTCGAAGCCGTAGCTATTAATGACGCTCAGGTTTTCGAGGGTGATATCGGGGCTGTTGCGCAGGTTAAGGGTGGCCACGCCCCAGTCGCCGGCGGTGGCGTTGGGGTCGCAGGTCCACAGGTCGCGGGCCTGCGCGTAGGTCAGCACCACGCCAGATTCGCTCTGGCCTTTCAGCACCAGTTTTTCCTTGCCGTCGAGGCAGATTTTCTCGTGGTAGGTGCCGTTTTTGATGAGCACCGTGCGCGGTTTGGCAGCTAAATCCGGCAGGCTATTGATGGCTTCCTGAATGGTGCGGTAGTCGGCGGAACCGTCTGGGGCTACGGTCACGGTCTGGGCTTGGGCCGGCTGTAAACCCAGGCTGAGCAGCAGCAGCAGCAGTGACAGCAGGCCCGGCAGGCGTAGCGCGGTGGTTTTCATCAGCAAAAAACAGGTGGGATAGCAGAAGCTTGTGGGGCAGTAGCGCCGTTATAGCATGACCCCACGG
This region includes:
- a CDS encoding pectate lyase — translated: MKIPNVALKEIAAPKEPKGRDRIIVPAPGAVLWARFYELGTNRPIYVGRDSQVHYQLTEIENERRAGYLYAGTWPAELLAKDCPAWRKRVGAAAKK